Proteins co-encoded in one Methylobacterium sp. WL1 genomic window:
- a CDS encoding glycosyltransferase family A protein — MTRATATPIARPWVVCIPARNEAERLPRLLASLARQEGFSDRAPLRVVVLANNCTDGTVAAIRALEGSGALAGLTLRVIDVALQGPQAHVGTARRMALDAGADWLDAETGPDGILFTTDADARLPADWVAANVAALRARTWSAAAW, encoded by the coding sequence ATGACCCGCGCAACCGCCACCCCGATCGCCAGGCCCTGGGTCGTGTGCATCCCCGCCCGCAACGAGGCGGAGCGGCTGCCGCGCCTGCTCGCCTCCCTGGCCCGGCAAGAGGGCTTTTCCGACCGCGCGCCGCTGCGGGTGGTGGTTCTCGCCAACAACTGCACCGACGGCACGGTGGCGGCGATCCGGGCCCTGGAAGGATCCGGCGCGCTCGCGGGGCTGACGCTGCGGGTGATCGACGTGGCGCTGCAAGGCCCGCAAGCCCATGTCGGCACCGCCCGGCGCATGGCGCTGGATGCCGGGGCCGACTGGCTCGACGCCGAGACCGGCCCGGACGGGATCCTGTTCACCACCGACGCCGACGCGCGCCTGCCGGCCGACTGGGTGGCGGCGAACGTGGCAGCCCTGCGCGCTCGGACGTGGTCGGCGGCCGCCTGGTGA